The Oncorhynchus kisutch isolate 150728-3 linkage group LG14, Okis_V2, whole genome shotgun sequence genomic sequence aacaactacctctttcccaactgtatttaattttaattaatttatttattttgctcctttgcaccccattattttttatttctactttgcacattcttccattgcaaaactaccattccagtattttacttgctatattgtatttactttgccatcatggccttttttgcctttacctcccttctcacctcatttgctcacattgtatatagacttgtttatactgcattattgactgtatgtttgtttttactccatgtgtaactctgtgtcgttttatctgtcgaactgctttgctttatcttggccaggtcgctattgtaaatgagaacttgttctcaacttgcctacctggttaaataaaggtaaaataaaataaaataaataaatgagacaACTTTTAGAAAAGGATACATTGAGCTGCTGAGTTCCTCCAGCTGAAGGGGAAATGAAGAACATGATCAGATTATGTAGTCCCACGTTGAGGTAATCAGAGTCAAAATTCATTAGACGGAAGCATAGTCTTACACAACAATAGCCTACAGAATGTTAGATCAATACTCAACATCATTTCACCACATCAATCATTGTATCACTGTTAGTAAGCCCTAAATAAACCAAAATTATTAAATGAAATTCTTCTAGCTAATCTACACAGTGAAAAGTAATTTCACAGCCCATCTGTTTTGCTGCTACATTATTCTCTGCTGCTATGGCTACAGAGTATTCTTGGCACCCATATCTCTAATGAACTGAAGGGCTTTCACACCACCCTCACACATACCACAGCAATTCCCCCCCAGCACAAATACCACACCACAGCAGTGGATGCTAGAAATCAAACTAACAATTGACACATTTGACATTTTGGGCCGAAGGTCAAATTGTCTCTGGTCTGTCGTTCTCAATGTTTGCTGCCTCTCCACAGCCAACTACTGTGTACCTGGATAGTATGTGAAAAGCATGCATTATTAATTAGCACATCTTTGGACTAGATGTTGTCCAAAAGACAGCAGTGTGCTGGAGGGAAAATATGACTCAAGAGCATCTGCTTAGGATGTAAACAATGTATGGGAATAACCATATTCTGCATATTTAAAAACAGCATGTAAATAACCATTGCACTTGACTACAGTGTGGCTCAATATGaccctacccactgggcacagacttcaggtcaacgtctagttttgatgtacatttgattgagttttcaactaacgtgaattcattgtgaaatcaacaaaacatgtcacgtcattggatttaggttaaacgtTTGTTGAAAAATAGACTAAATTCCCATGCGTTAATTACTTTTCCCcccaaatccaatcagtttccatgttgattcaacgtcatcacatcacattttttgttgttgaaattatgtctaaacaatgttgattcaacctgtTTTAGCCCAATGGATTATGTTCTGGGTAAGGACATAAATGTGGTGAGCTGTGTACTACAGTGTGAGTAAATCATTCATTGAGTACTGTAGAGAGTGTTAAGTTAGGTGCTTACATTGCAGAGCAGGTGCTCCAGGTTGTGGTCAGAGGCACACTTCCTCTTGTCCTCTGACAGCTCCTCCACATGGCTGTCCAGACTGAAGTGTAGCCGTGCAAGCTTCTCCTGCATTTCACGCACATGCTCCAGCTGCTCAAAGGAGCAAACCTTCCCTGAGAGGACACAGCAAGCGTCATTCACACCTTTACATATCTGTCGAAGGGACATAACTTCCTACGTGACCATGGTACTATGGCACAATGTCAAACAAATGGCTGCATTTCCACTGCGTAACTGTGTCTCAGTATTCTCTGGGTGGTCCATCATCTTACCAAAAGCCTGCAGTTTTCCGGAGTGGAAGTCATTGAGCAGGTTGAGGaggcctccctccatctccctcacaTCAGACACATCCGTGAGGAAGGAGTGCTGCAGCGGGGAGGACTGGGCCATCTTACTGGGCCCTGCTGGCAGGGGAGCCCTGGCCTTCTCCTTGTGAGGCCTGGTGAAGACAGACCAGACAACAAGAAATAACAGTAAACAGAACCTTTACATTAATCCAACCTCCAATATACATTTTGTCAATCCAACTCATTTGACTCATTAAAGTAGACATTGTGACTGTTACAAACCTTGTGGTCTTTGGTGGAGCTGCTACGACCACACTGAGCACATCTTTGGACTGTCCTACTGCCCCAATGGACCTCTTGAACTTGCCTCtgtttttgggggaggggggttggGGGAGGCCAAGGGAGAAGGTGGCACTCTTACTGGAGGGTAGGACTGAGAGCTTACGGGGGTTGACCGGGGGAGGAGGGGGCTGGGGTAGAGACACCTTGGGGCTCCGCTTCTTACGCTTGTCCTCCATGGCTTGTTAGTGTGAAGTCCTCTGGGTAAGATGAGTGGACCCTGCCTGAGCTTCAGGACGTCCTGTAACAACAATAACGGTAGGAAGTCAGGCGCTAGCGCTTCCACTCCCTGACAGGACTGGAGAGCGCTTGGAGGATACACAGGGTCTTAGCTAAGAAAATGCATGTTAAGTATAATGCATAACAGTTTCTCCATTGGTTGTAAGCTAGGAACATGTAAAATCATGACTAAGCCGCCAAAGGGAAAGAGTGAACCACCACCCAACAACAGATATTTTACTTGGTAGACCTGCTAAATGTCAAATTgatggcctcctgagtggcgcagtggtctaaggcacagcatcgcagtgctagctgtgccactagagattctgggttcgagtccaggctctgtcgcagccggagagacccatggggcggtgcacaatttgcccagcattgtccgggttaggggagggttttgccggCAGGGCTGTCCATGTCCCATCGCGCaatagcgactcctgtggtgggccgggcacagtgcacgctgacacggttgcaaGGTGTATGTGTTTCTTCCAgtacattggtgcagctggcttcaggttaagtgggcattgtgtcaagaagcagtgcggcttggttgggttgtgtttcggaggacgcatggctctcgacctttgcctctacCGAGTCCGTACGGGTGTTGCAGCCATGAAACAAGACTAACTGCCAATTGCACAGCatgaaattgaggagaaaaaggggtacaaaAACATATAATAAAGTCAAATTGATGAAATTCTCTCATTTCAAATGGTACTTGCTGTATCTTGAATACTACCAGGCTGCTAAATTGATGCAGCCTCTTATCACCGACACAATATCCTCTGGCAAACAACAAAGGGGTTCACTGCAGGAGGATTCATGGCTGGATGGCTGCCGGGGTGAATGTACCCAACCTAATATTCTCAAATATTCATCATTTTGACTAGCTTTGTGAATGTTCAAGGTGAACAAAGTCACACAGGCTTATGGGGAAAAACATCAAATGATGAGGATTCATTTTAGAACATCTGTCCCTGTGTAATAAGCCTGTGTGAAACAGTTCCCCTGAGGTATTTTTAGAATGCATCATGTCCTTGTGACAACACATTGCAAACAAGTCTTTCAACTGATGTAGCTGAAAACACGTGCACAATCAATCATATTGGCAAAAATGATAGAAGTTATGTTCACAACTTTATATTACTTGGGAGTGATTAGTGAGATCTTGTAGACCTACATTTCACTGTTACCAATACGATTTTTAATTTCAAGAAATCAGATGAATATATATGTGTGCATCCCTCAAACACATTGCTTtacatatatttaaatatatttaatttaaTGAAAAAGGTTTTTAACCGATGGCTGCACGGGCAAGAGATAATGACAGTGGATTGGACCAGAGACGTGTTTATTTTAGGACGTTGATGCGCACGGTTCTTCTTT encodes the following:
- the LOC109903984 gene encoding coiled-coil domain-containing protein 28B, translating into MEDKRKKRSPKVSLPQPPPPPVNPRKLSVLPSSKSATFSLGLPQPPSPKNRGKFKRSIGAVGQSKDVLSVVVAAPPKTTRPHKEKARAPLPAGPSKMAQSSPLQHSFLTDVSDVREMEGGLLNLLNDFHSGKLQAFGKVCSFEQLEHVREMQEKLARLHFSLDSHVEELSEDKRKCASDHNLEHLLCNLEELSSSIQKLHLAENQDLPKTSGP